GCGGCGCGGGCCCACGAGTTCAGCCGAGAGCCCAGCCTCAACTGGGTCAGTGCGACGCAGCCTGAAACCCGAAACCCGTAATGTGGGCAAATCTGCCGGCGCGCATCACATctgggtttgtgtttttcaccGCAGGTGGCGAATGCAGTGAACGGCAGCTTGTTCTCCGCCGTGGGGGAGGAGTTCAACTCTCTGGGGCCGGAGTTGTGGAACGCCATCGATCAAGAGATCAACCTGCAGGGCTGCGACATTTACAGGTAAAAGCGTCTGGGATGtgcgcagacgcagacgcagacgcggCGTGTGACGCTTTCAAGCTTTGAATGTTTGCTCGCAGCTACAACCCTGATCTGGACTCCGACCCTTTCGGTGAAGAAGGGAGTCTCTGGTCCTTCAATTATTTCTTTTACAACAAGAAGCTGAAGAGGATCGTGTTCTTCACGTGCCGCTCAGTCAGGTCAGCACGGAAGCGCGCGCCTTCACGCGTCTCTGGTTTGCAGCGGTTCTTATTCGTGTGTttttgtgggggtttttttctgCAGCGTGATGAGCGGCTACGGCTTCGACCGTCTGGACAGCGAGCTGGAGATGGAGCTGgacgacgacgaggaggagATGGGCGGCTACACTGGGGGCAGGTGAGGCTGAGAGAAGGGGTGTGGTTTATTTCATCAGTTGTCGCTTTGAGCTGACGTTTCGCTTCTCTCAGCCCAGTTTCCCCACGACGCTGTGCGTGTGATCTCCTCCGATGAGAACGCCACGGCCAAAGATCACGAAGATTCCTTCAGTTTTTGTTTctcatgcactttttttttttcgtgtttGTTGCTGTCCCTTTCTCTTGCATCACATCAATGCATGTTGCAAGACTTCTTCTCCTGGCGGTGAACTATGTGCTGTGTGGTTGTCGACGTTTTGATGAGAACCCCACGGTAACGTTCCTCTTGTTCATTccccagttttatttatttaatttttttttaaagctccaACCCTGTGCAAACGTTTAAATCTATAGATACGCAGCATCCACATTTCCAAAGACTCATTTTCATGGACACTCAAGGAGATCTTCTTGTGGATTAAGCGTCAAAGTAGAGGAGAGCCAAGCTTCTTTTAAATGTACTCCAACATCGATGGGAGCTGATGGAGATTCATGATAAGCCGAGTTCATCCAGAACCCGTCTGTTCGTTGTTGGTTGTGTAAAAGTGATGTTCCTGTTGGGGGTTTCCTTTTTAGcactgaattttaaatgtgAACTTTTTAACTGAAACTTGTTTCTGCTACTGCTCCTCTGTACTTCTTAGTATCTGCTTTTAAATGATGTCCCGTTTCATGTCCAGGTACTTTTTTCCAATCCCTCTCCCCCAGTGTTTCTAATTGCTTAAGACCTCATTGTAAATTGCAAATGGTATGATAggtgtgaaaaaaagaaaatacttatATCTAGATTTAGAGAAGCCCTGCGTTTCCtctgggtgggcggggcttctgtGAGGTGTCGACTGTTCTGTGCTCTAAACTTTTTGTAAATAAACCTGTTGAGTCGGACCTCGCTGCCTCAGTTACATCACTAGAGCTCAGCTCGTGCCTTTTTGATCTCTTTCTACTGCCGTTTTGTAGATTTGAGTTTCTCCCCGTAAGATTTTAAGCTGTCACCTTCTCCATATTCAGTACATCATATGCAAATTAATTTGTAGCACTTTGGGGGCTACGTCAGTCTCCTCATACAGTATCCACTTTCAGAAAAAAGACTAAACTTCAGGTTCAAGTTTAATAAAAAATTACAGTACATGATTGAGACCAGATACCAGCACGCTTCATACCTGTAAACCTTAACGTTCCAAGGAGTGAGCTGCACTGATCACCGTTTCACCTGTAAGTATGAAAACAGCTTGACCCAGAGGGACATCTGATCAAAAGGAGCTTCAGTTCATTCAAACTCACACGAGTCCTGTCGGCACCTAGAACTTACAAAAAGTACGCACGTTTCGAAGTGACGTCCATAAATCTGGTCCAAAAGGGAAATGCAGGTTAAGATAATAAGACTCACACATGCAGTCCTAAACGTTAAGGCTGAGGATCAATTTAGCCGTATCATCTCCAAAATAAGGCCTTTTCCCACCTTAAAGGACGACTCCGGTCCAAATGGATGAGCAGCCAATTCCCATAAAACCAAGACCGCTCGTtggcttatttaaaaaaaaaaattaaatgagtGCCAAAGTGGCTGGAGACGATCATGAAAGACTGACATGAGGATGCAGCTGATCGCTAGAGAGTCTGTGAGTACAGAACAGATCTCAAACCCGCAGCTCTCCAAAACTTACAATTAATAATCAatgctgaaaaaataaaatagtgttTAAACTGAAAATACTGTTTTTAAAATCCAAGCTTAGTACATCGATTTTACACTCTGGCTTTTCAAAATGTGATAATTGAGAAAGCAATTTTAAGAAACATTtgaacgtcaacactccaaatCGACACCATTTGGCTCAATAATATACAAATACAGGGCTCGAAGTGAAAACGAGAGGTTTCTGTTTGACCATTTCAGTATGGCAGCAATACGTCCATGAATAAAAGCAACAGCGTAGCTTATGGAACTGAAACCGTGTAACAGATCAATGGCTGTAAAAAACACAACGATGAGAACAttattctgaaaaaaaagaaaaaaatcacccAACTCAACCTCCCGTTCCATGTGCCTGGTTTTCCAACACTGCCTGAAATCTGATAAAGTTATGTTCGTGGCAAAATAGTAATCATGACGGGTACCAAAGTGATGTTTATGCTATATACTCTTGACATGATATGTATGTAGTGTAAGTTTCCAGCCCTCCTTTCGCACCTTCAGCTGTTTtattctcctcctttcctgtaaaaGTGGCTTCTTGCTCCACAGCCAGGTCCAGTTCATTAGTTCTGGCCACCTGCTCCATTAAAATATCCAAGTATCGGACAGGTCAATACCCCCCCCGATCGATTCTATCTCATCAAAATtctccaattaaaaaaaatacatagcAACGATAAGCCGGAAAGGACAAACGGTTGTGCCGCCGTGGAGGCGGCGTAGGGAGCCGGGCCGTTGACAGCTGAAGGAGAGGTTATCTGAGTCCAGCCCTCGAGGTCATCCATTCCAGTCCTTGACATAAACTGGAGACATAATGAAGGCGCGTCAGTAGATTGTTGTAATCATGTACAAGTTTAATGTTTATCTACAAGGAACACCTACAATATCCTCCCGCTGGTTGCTGTTTGTAACCACAACCCAGTCAGAAAGTGTCTATTCTTATGCTTTGCATATGCAGCTTTACCGGCCCCTGGTGGTCAGATTGAGACAGTGATTCCATTATGACTGAAACGATATTTCCTGACCGTAGATCTACGAGGACGCGTCCACCGTAACTATAACAGTTCCAGCTAGACATGGCTTCAAAGCCCGACGTGATGACGCGTCTCGCTGACGTCACCCTATGTGCTTTATATCTTTGTGTGATGATAATCATGGAAAATAATACGGTACTTTCCCAAGCCTAATGATTGTTACCACATGGAGATCCCCGAAAAAAGTCTGAGCTTTCCTTTCTTAGGCTGACGGGTTATAAGACATCTGGTTTACTCCAGGCCCTTCGTCCTCACCCTTCTCCTGTGAGTGCGCAGCAGGACTGTATGTGCCACGGGTGATCCTTGACGGAGCTCAGGGTGAGGTAATTGGAGATCTCGGCTGCAGTCATGCAGTTCTTCATATCCTGCTTGTTGGCGAATATCAACACAGCTGCTTTCCGCAggtcctgagggggggggggggggccggagGACAATGAGACGGCGAACAATGCAGCACAGCAGAGAGACAATGGGGGCCGTTCCCGTATGGCTAGGACTTTACCTCGTGGGCCAACATCCTGTAGAGCTCCTCTTTGGAGATGGCCAGCCTCTCTCGGTCTGTGCTGTCCACCACCAGGATGATGAACTACACcgcagggggcggggggggcgaaaaaataatacaaaataaaccaCACAGAGAGTCACACGAGGAAATGCAACACAGCGGGAGGCCAGTTCCTGGTTTCTGCTAATAATCCACCATTTAAACGGGAGTGACGTCACGCATGATAGAAGAGTGACGGCGTGTTCACTTTGGTGAGACGCCATTCGACCTGAACGACCCATGTGACTCATACAGAGTCTGCTTTCAATGAGGGTGGAGGTTCCTCTGacagttgccatggagacccGAGTAACCGCTGGAACAGATATCTCCCAAGCCGCTCTGCCTTTGCTCTGAGCTCCTTCGCCTCCGTACGATACTGCAGTAACTTCTGCTGCTGGTCCAACCATGGTCATAATCAGAGAATTCGTTTTTCACAAAAGCACAAAACCAATTAATAAACCATTAAAACCGACACTTTGATTAAACGGTCAACGTCATGatgaagaatcagaatcaggcaGAAGCTGCGAGTCAAAGAGATTTGGATGATCGGTTGTGCTGCTTGTGAGAATCTACCGTTAAAAAAGACAGACGTCGCCATCGGGGACATTTAACCGTGTTTTTCCAGAGCTCTTTGTAAGATCTCCAACATCTGCCTCTGCCAGGActctttcgggggggggggggggggggcctttgtGAAAGGCCGACCCCTGACTTGGGCGGCCCCTGCTGCCGTCTGAACAAACACGCCAGCTGCCGGGACATCCACTGGTGGACGACGccccccgctccccccccccccccccccgtagtgAAGGACACAAAGCGTGCGGCTCACCTCCGTGTTGGAGTAGTAGGTGTTCCAGGAGGACCTGAGGGACTCCTGTCCTCCTATGTCCCACATCAGGAAGTGCGTGTTCTTCACCACGATCTCCTCCACGTTGCTCCCGATAGTGGGCGACGTGTGGACCACCTCGTTCATCAGGCTTGTTGAAGACAGAACCAGAAAAGTGAGCGCCGGCCGCAGTTTCAAGCGGCAAAAGCAGAACTAGCGTCGCTTACAACTGGTACAGGATGGTGGTCTTCCCGGCGT
This DNA window, taken from Brachionichthys hirsutus isolate HB-005 chromosome 14, CSIRO-AGI_Bhir_v1, whole genome shotgun sequence, encodes the following:
- the maf1b gene encoding MAF1 homolog, negative regulator of RNA polymerase III b isoform X2: MKLLENSSFEALSSRLYVETGESRILGRIESYSCKMAGDDKHMFKQFCQEGEPHVLEALSPPQSTGATSPSKLGKSSEDGENPLSDKCCRKTIFYLITTLNESFRPDYDFSAARAHEFSREPSLNWVANAVNGSLFSAVGEEFNSLGPELWNAIDQEINLQGCDIYSYNPDLDSDPFGEEGSLWSFNYFFYNKKLKRIVFFTCRSVSVMSGYGFDRLDSELEMELDDDEEEMGGYTGGSFPTTLCV
- the maf1b gene encoding MAF1 homolog, negative regulator of RNA polymerase III b isoform X1, producing the protein MKLLENSSFEALSSRLYVETGESRILGRIESYSCKMAGDDKHMFKQFCQEGEPHVLEALSPPQSTGATSPSKLGKSSEDGENPLSDKCCRKTIFYLITTLNESFRPDYDFSAARAHEFSREPSLNWVANAVNGSLFSAVGEEFNSLGPELWNAIDQEINLQGCDIYSYNPDLDSDPFGEEGSLWSFNYFFYNKKLKRIVFFTCRSVSVMSGYGFDRLDSELEMELDDDEEEMGGYTGGSPVSPRRCACDLLR
- the LOC137903587 gene encoding ADP-ribosylation factor-like protein 5B, which translates into the protein MGLIFAKLWSFFCNEEHKVIIVGLDNAGKTTILYQFLMNEVVHTSPTIGSNVEEIVVKNTHFLMWDIGGQESLRSSWNTYYSNTEFIILVVDSTDRERLAISKEELYRMLAHEDLRKAAVLIFANKQDMKNCMTAAEISNYLTLSSVKDHPWHIQSCCALTGEGLCQGLEWMTSRAGLR